The Parambassis ranga chromosome 14, fParRan2.1, whole genome shotgun sequence genome includes a window with the following:
- the alkbh4 gene encoding alpha-ketoglutarate-dependent dioxygenase alkB homolog 4: MMAPDSRNGAVTSCACKGIRRCLICENFKEKFNVDESESKIVHHFLYNPETRLAVGTDGQALSFPFPGVFLWENFISEEEEEELISAMDQDVWNLSQSGRRKQDFGPKVNFKKKKVRMGGFNGLPALSQKLVLRMQQEPGLTGFQPVEQCNLDYHPQRGSAIDPHLDDSWLWGERLVTVNMLSDTVLTMSLEQGLPELGLAEEVRVAIRLPCRCLVVLHGEARHQWKHAINREDIHERRVCSTYRELSAEFLPGGRQAELGAQLLNIALSFKGTLV, encoded by the exons ATGATGGCTCCCGACAGCAGGAACGGTGCTGTTACTTCATGTGCTTGTAAAGGCATCCGCCGGTGTCTCATATGTGAGAACTTTAAGGAGAAGTTTAATGTGGATGAAAGTGAATCAAAG ATTGTGCATCATTTCCTATACAATCCAGAGACAAGGCTTGCGGTTGGAACAGATGGCCAGGCGTTATCCTTTCCCTTCCCTGGTGTTTTCCTGTGGGAGAACTTCAtatctgaagaggaggaggaggaactgaTAAGCGCGATGGATCAGGATGTGTGGAATCTGTCCCAGTCTGGTCGAAGGAAGCAG GACTTTGGCCCAAAAGTGaactttaaaaagaagaaggtgCGTATGGGTGGCTTCAATGGACTTCCTGCTTTAAGCCAAAAATTAGTCCTCCGGATGCAGCAGGAACCAGGCCTCACAGGCTTTCAGCCAGTGGAGCAGTGCAATCTGGATTACCACCCCCAGCGAGGCTCTGCTATTGATCCACACCTAGATGACTCCTGGCTGTGGGGGGAGCGCCTGGTCACTGTCAACATGTTATCGGACACCGTGCTCACTATGTCTCTTGAACAGGGTCTGCCCGAGTTGGGACTAGCAGAGGAAGTCCGTGTAGCTATACGTCTCCCTTGCAGATGTTTAGTAGTGTTGCATGGTGAAGCACGGCATCAGTGGAAACATGCAATCAATAGGGAGGACATTCATGAACGCAGAGTTTGCAGCACCTACAGGGAGCTGTCTGCAGAGTTCCTTCCTGGAGGGCggcaggcagagctgggagcacagctgctgaatATTGCTTTGAGCTTCAAAGGAACTCTAGTATAA
- the lrwd1 gene encoding leucine-rich repeat and WD repeat-containing protein 1, with protein MEKITEKILLEKCSPKTNKLEQIKTLNLSKMGLKLQDLPVQLLSRLKSLERWDLSGNGLQEFPKNLELPALRYLDLSDNQMENVTTLESLSNLEEIKMEDNFYITVSDNYKMMVLLPKLKVYNGKDITATATHVRSVYSSALMTRIAVVWEKSFSLPDDFSKEKMSALENRFVNTACQQVKYGPNSVSAFTKWRVEILAKEYLRSLIEPKEDPDSPESTNTKENTAQVSTPVKRKQTESTPDTDISMTPRKKLCADLPDAHVEDSPRKSSRLHHLQRQTDTVRISPRKRNQPPSTPTRGQTTAGTLKRSLKEPGNDTKQKEDLKASQQLQKDANLLLKTCSKTQPVCLKPLHVLQCHSRQDSSEDFSTQLWACAFQPVPDSSGSAGGSRLVATCGGESLCVIDCETGMVMKKYKVPGEEFFSLAWSTVLMSRGNNASAQHCSILAAGGKRGVVKLIHPRNNVAYGEFKASRKSLSVLRFNHQQGNLLFTGSYDSKIVMWDIGGVDSHYNFKVVQLLVLEMSDTPLHICLPLTSPSMHLLAASEDGLHCYNTQLCANNTAKSRSKEMEITFPIYNKKDKDYRTVDGLSFLNDDIVASKNCSHGFIYLWSWSRTKAQRPDEKNRTVRAVVLAELQWANTEIPYLALNTCPGRAYIVCGDDKGKLWTYHVTNLQTNKPIQPTEVLEWPTPVRNGLGQMEGPSVNNVAMDPELRYLVALSDKNMVIVWKREE; from the exons ATGGAGAAGATAACTGAAAAGATTTTACTGGAGAAATGTTCTCCAAAAACTAATAAGCTGGAACAAATCAAGACACTCAA TCTTTCCAAAATGGGTCTGAAGCTTCAGGACTTGCCTGTCCAGCTGCTGTCCCGTCTGAAGTCCCTTGAGCGGTGGGATCTGTCTGGAAACGGACTGCAGGAGTTTCCTAAGAACCTGGAGCTGCCTGCACTTCGCTACCTGGACCTGAGTGACAACCAGATGGAGAATGTTACCACGCTGGAGTCTTTAAGCAACCTGGAAGAAATCAAAATGGAAGACAACTTTTACATCACT GTGAGTGACAATTACAAGATGATGGTGCTGTTGCCTAAGCTGAAGGTGTACAATGGAAAAGATATCACTGCCACCGCGACCCACGTGCGCTCCGTGTATAGTAGCGCCTTGATGACCAGG atAGCTGTAGTTTGGGAGAAGAGCTTCAGTCTCCCGGATGACTTCTCCAAAGAGAAAATGTCCGCCTTGGAGAACAGATTTGTCAACACTGCCTGTCAGCAGGTTAAATATGGACCCAACTCAGTCAGTGCCTTTACCAAATGGAGG GTGGAGATTTTGGCTAAAGAGTATCTGCGATCACTGATAGAACCAAAAGAAGACCCGGATAGCCCAGAGTCCACCAACACTAAAGAGAACACT GCCCAGGTCTCAACGCCTGTCAAAAGGAAACAAACTGAATCAACACCAGACACAGACATCAGCATGACGCCTCGCAAAAAGCTGTGTGCAGATCTTCCAGACGCTCATGTTGAGGACAGTCCTCGCAAATCCAGCCGCCTCCACCATCTCCAACGCCAGACCGACACAGTCAGGATAAGCCCCCGCAAGAGGAATCAGCCTCCTTCTACACCGACCAGAGGACAGACAACGGCAGGGACACTGAAGAGGAGCCTCAAAGAACCTGGAAATGACACAAAACAGAAGGAAGACCTCAAAGCTTCACAACAACTGCAGAAAGATGCTAATTTGCTGCTCAAGACTTGCAGCAAgacacag CCTGTGTGCCTGAAGCCGCTCCATGTGCTGCAGtgtcacagcagacaggatAGCAGTGAGGACTTCTCCACCCAGCTGTGGGCCTGTGCTTTCCAGCCAGTGCCTGACTCATCAG GCAGCGCTGGAGGAAGCAGACTGGTCGCCACCTGTGGAGGAGAGTCCCTCTGTGTGATTGACTGTGAAACAGGGATGGTGATGAAGAAGTACAAAGTTCCTGGAGAG gagtTCTTCTCTCTGGCCTGGTCCACAGTGCTGATGTCCAGAGGAAACAATGCCTCcgctcagcactgcagcattCTTGCAGCTGGTGGGAAGAGAGGTGTGGTCAAACTGATCCATCCCAGAAACAATGTGGCCTACGGGGAGTTCAAAGCCAGCAGAAAGTCACTGTCTGTCCTTCGCTTCAACCACCAACAGGGAAACCTGCTCTTCA CTGGATCATACGACTCAAAGATAGTGATGTGGGACATTGGTGGAGTGGACAGTCACTACAACTTCAAAGTTGT tcagctgctggTGTTGGAGATGAGCGACACGCCTCTGCACATCTGCCTGCCTCTGACTTCTCCCAGCATGCATCTGCTGGCTGCCAGCGAGGACGGCCTGCATTGCTACAACACACAACTCTGTGCCAACAACACGGCAAAGAG taggTCAAAGGAAATGGAGATAACATTCCCCATATACAACAAGAAAGACAAAGACTACCGCACCGTTGACGGCCTGAGTTTTCTTAACGATGACATAGTGG CCTCCAAGAACTGCTCGCATGGTTTCATTTACTTGtggagctggagcaggacaAAAGCTCAGCGGCCGGACGAAAAGAACAGGACAGTGCGCGCTGTGGTTCTGGCTGAGCTGCAGTGGGCCAACACTGAAATTCCCTACCTGGCTCTTAATACCTGTCCCG GCCGAGCCTACATAGTGTGCGGTGATGATAAAGGCAAGCTGTGGACGTACCACGTCACCAACCTCCAGACTAACAAACCCATTCAGCCTACAGAG GTGTTGGAGTGGCCGACCCCGGTGAGGAACGGGCTTGGACAGATGGAAGGCCCCTCCGTCAATAATGTAGCGATGGACCCTGAGCTCCGCTACCTGGTGGCCCTCAGTGACAAAAATATGGTGATAGTGTGGAAGAGAGAGGAGTGA